DNA from Oncorhynchus masou masou isolate Uvic2021 chromosome 5, UVic_Omas_1.1, whole genome shotgun sequence:
ttcatcatcatcatattcatcatcatcatattcatcatcatcatcatcatcatcatattcatcatcatcatcatcatcatcatcatcatcatcatcatcatcatcatcatattcatcatcatcatattcatcatcatcatattcatcatcatcatcatcatcatcatcatattcatcatcatattcatcatcatcatcatcatcatcatcatcatcatcatcatcatcatattcatcatcatcatcatcatcatcatattcatcatcatcatattcatcatcatcatcatcatcatcatcatcatcatcatattcatcatcatcatattcatcatcatcatattcatcatcatcatcatattcatcatcatcatcatcatcatcatattcatcatcatcatcatcatcatcatattcatcatcatcatcatcatcatcatattcatcatcatcatcatcatcatcatattcatcatcatcatcatcatcatattcatcatcatcatcatcatcatcatattcatcatcatcatcatattcatcatcatcatcatcatcatattcatcatcatcatcatcatcatcatattcatcatcatcatcatcatcatcatcatcatcatcatattcatcatcatcatcatattcatcatcatcatcatcatcatcatattcatcatcatcatcatcatcatcatattcatcatcatcatcatattcatcatcatcatcatcaccatcatcatcatcatcatcatcatcatcatcatcatcatcatattcatcatcatcatcatcatcatcatattcatcatcatcatcatattcatcatcatcatcatattcatcatcatcatcatcatcaccatcatcatcatcatcatcatcatcatcatattcatcatcatcatcatcatcatcatcatcatcatcatattcatcatcatattcatcatcatcatcatcatattcatcatcatcatcatcatcatattcatcatcatcatcatattcatcatcatcatcatattcatcatcatcatcaccatcatcatattcatcatcatcatcatcatcatcatattcatcatcaccatcatcatcatcatattcatcatcaccatcatcatattcatcatcatcatcatcatcatcatattcatcatcaccatcatcatattcatcatcatcatcatcatcatcatattcatcatcatcatcatcatcatcatcatcatcatcatcatattcatcatcatcatcatcatattcatcatcatcatcatattcatcatcatcatcatcatcatcatattcatcatcatcatcatcatcatcatattcatcatcatcatcatattcatcatcatcatcatattcatcatcatcatcatcatcatcatcatcatcatcatcatcatcatcatattcatcatcatcatcatattcatcatcatcatcatcatcatcatcatcatcatattcatcatcatcatcatcatcatcatattcatcatcatcatattcatcatcatcatcatcatcatcatattcatcatcatcatattcatcatcatcatattcatcatcatcatcatattcatcatcatcatcatattcatcatcatcatcatcatattcatcatcatcatcatcatcatattcatcatcatcatcatattcatcatcatcatcatcatcatcatcatattcatcatcatcatattcatcatcatcatattcatcatcatcatcatcatcatcatattcatcatcatcatcatcatcatattcatcatcatcatcatattcatcatcatcatcatcatattcatcatcatcatcatcatattcatcatcatcatcatattcatcatcatcatcatcatcatcatattcatcatcatcatattcatcatcatcatcatattcatcatcatcatcatattcatcatcatcatcatcatcatattcatcatcatcatcatattcatcatcatcatcatcatcatcatattcatcatattcatcatcatcatcatattcatcatcatcatcatcatcatcatattcatcatcatcatcatcatcatcatattcatcatcatcatcatattcatcatcatcatcatcatattcatcatcatcatcatcatcatcatcatcatcatattcatcatcatcatcatcatattcatcatcatcatcatcatcatcatattcatcatcatcatcatattcatcatcatcatcatcatattcatcatattcatcatcatcatcatcatcatcatattcatcatcatcatcatattcatcatcatcatcatcatattcatcatcatcatattcatcatcatcatcatattcatcatcatcatcatattcatcatcatcatcatcatcatcatattcatcatcatcatcatattcatcatcatcatcatcatcatcatattcatcatcatcatcatcatcatcatattcatcatcatcatcatcatcatcatcatcatattcatcatcatcatcatcatcatcatcatcatcatcatcatcatattcatcatcatcatcatattcatcatcatcatcatattcatcatcatcatcatcatcatcatcatattcatcatcatcatcatcatcatcatcatcatcatattcatcatcatcatcatattcatcatcaccatcatcatcatcatcatcatcatcatattcatcatcatcatcatcatattcatcatcatcatcatattcatcatcatcatcatcatcatcatcatattcatcatcatcatattcatcatcatcatcatcatcatcatattcatcatcatcatcatcatcatcatattcatcatcatcatcatcatcatcatcatcatcatcatcatcatcatcatcatattcatcatcattatcatcatcatcatattcatcatcatcatcatcatcatcatcatcatcatcatcatcatattcatcatcatcatcatcatcatcatcatcatcatcatattcatcatcatcatcatcatcatattcatcatcatcatcatcatcatcatcatattcatcatcatcatcatcatcatcatcatcatcatcatcatcatcatattcatcatcatcatattcatcatcatcatcatcatcatcatcatcatcatcatcatcatcatcatattcatcatcatcatcatcatcatcatcatcatcatcatcatcatcatcatattcatcatcatcatcatcatcatattcatcatcatcatcatcatcatcatcatcatcatcatcatattcatcatcatcatcatcatcatcatcatattcatcatcatcatcatattcatcatcatcatcatattcatcatcatcatattcatcatcatattcatcatcatattcatcatcatcatattcatcatcatcatcatcatcatcatcatattcatcatcatcatcatattcatcatcatcatcatattcatcatcatcatattcatcatcatattcatcatcatattcatcatcatcatattcatcatcatcatattcatcatcatattcatcatattCTTTAACAGGTTCTTCgaggatccattaaaaggggttctTTGAAGGGGATTTCAAagaaccccttttaatggatcctcGAAGAACGTTTTGAAGAACATTTTGGCGTACATTTTTTAACAACCtcccctattattattattttagtggcaaactttgtcatcaatGTCTGGTATTCTCTGGAtatatggtgctttcaagacaactgaagAATATAAACAAGGTCGattcatgacgtcagtgatcttcaggtcatagTTCTAGAGGCCCGAGTTCCAAAtgtacaattccgagttggatgaaagtTTTCCCAGTCCGTAGCTCGtttttcccgagttcccagttgtcttgaactcactaaagtcagATTTTGTAGTTCTGAGACAACACTTGCTTTGAGcgtggcacaaatcatgcttcattgacagcatggtcCATAGTGAATGTTTATTATTTAAAACTAGGAAAAGAGACCAttaatcttagacttgggaccccacagccactccactgaatagcaggctaatgattgctttgcaatgcttgcagttagccactgattccttccaaaccactcattgttgaatttgcgatttccaacttgtcgtgtaatgtttatgtccaatggccgatgagaaCTGacacgttttatctataatttctcttaattatttatcttcatatgacaagaatTAAAAAGGATGTgtcagtagattgttgacttgatacatgatgatgactgctagctaagattttgaaagtatgatgttgacatgatcagtccaatcaaagctacggtagatatagtGTGATTTAACggcattttatctgtggccaatgaccttgagccttcttagATGTCCACTTCTAATGTAAATATGGCAGCagccaaggggcttgaattttcgtgCTCTACCTTTATGACTTGCCGGTGacctagtgtccccatgagtgacagaacactgagccaatccgTGCGCAACGCTCCATATTTTCTGCTGActcgccccaccaccacagaaagcactgagctaggctgaaacacctgcattttggagctgccttactcaagaaaacaaagagaccattgtctgtatgtggctttattaacttaattatatatatttttttacattgtttgcaaactgatctGTGACCTGTATTAatgtcaaaataacatgcaaaacaggaaaGCTTTTTTTCCCCCCTAAAGATCTGGGGCTCAAAAGACAACGGGTTGCCACTGCACGACGAGTTGCCACTGCACGACGAGTTGCCACTGCACGACGAGTTGCCACTGCACGACGAGTTGCCACTGCACGACGGGTTGCCACTGCCACTGCACGACGAGTTGCCACTGCACGACGAGTTGCCACTGCACGACGAGTTGCCACTGCCACTGCACGACGAGTTGCCACTGCCACTGCACGACGAGTTGCCACTGCCACTGCACGACGAGTTGCCACTGCACGACGAGTTGCCACTGCCACTGCACGACGAGTTGCCACTGCCACTGCACGACGAGTTGTCACTGCACGACGAGTTGCCACTGCACGACGGGTTGCCACTGCCACTGCACGACGAGTTGCCACTGCACGACGAGTTGCCACTGCACGACGAGTTGCCACTGCCACTGCACGACGAGTTGCCACTGCCAGAGCACGACGAGTTGCCACTGCACGACGAGTTGCCACTGCCACTGCACGACGAGTTGCCACTGCCACTGCACGACGAGTTGTCACTGCACGACGAGTTGCCACTGCACGACGGGTTGCCACTGCCACTGCACGACGAGTTGCCACTGCACGACGAGTTGCCACTGCACGACGAGTTGCCACTGCCACTGCACGACGGGTTGCCACTGCCACTGCACGACGAGTTGCCACTGCACGACGAGTTGCCACTGCACGACGAGTTGCCACTGCCACTGCACGACGGGTTGCCACTGTCACTGCACGACGGGTTGCCACTGCACGACGAGTTGCCACTGCACGACGAGTTGCCACTGCACGACGAGTTGCCACTGCACGACGAGTTGCCACTGCACGACGAGTTGTCACTGCACGACGAGTTTCCACTGCACGACGAGTTGCCACTGCACGACGAGTTGTCACTGCACGACGAGTTGCCACTGCACGACGAGTTGCCACTGCCACTGCACGACGGGTTGCCACTGCCACTGCACGACGGGTTGCCACTGCCACTGCACGACGGGTTGCCACTGCACAACGAGTTGCCACTGCACAACGAGTTGCCACTGCACGACGAGTTGCCACTGCACGACGGGTTGCCACTGTCACTGCACGACGGGTTGCCACTGCACGACGGGTTTCCACTGCAATTGACATACATTTGCATGCCTCCTTGTCTGTTtacctgcagacacagacagacaagtgagcagttcagtcatctCCACCCAATACACCTCGCCTTCAACATACTTATAGCCCACATATTCTTACCTCTTTGTTGATCgatatccattgaattgtgtcTATTTTCTGTTTTTTAGAAAGATTTGCACAAATATGAAATGATAGATGGTATCATCATAAAACAATATCAATGTAGATCAAACAAGGGACAAACCTTAAATTGAGGAGATCTGCACCTTTGAAATTCAAATCCAAATGTTGGGCAGTCAGgttcagttgggcagttaggttcagttgggcagttaggttcAGTTGGGCAGTTGGGTTCAGTTGGGCAGTTGGGTTCAGTTGGGCAGTTGGGTTCAGTTGGGCAGTTGGGTTCAGATGGGCAGTTGGgttcagttgggcagttaggttcAGATGGGCAGTTAGGTTCAGATGGGCAGTTAGGTTCAGTTGGACAGTTAGGTTCAGTTGGACAGTTAGGTTCAGTTGGACAGTTAGGTTCAGTTGGTCAATTAGgttcagttgggcagttaggttcagttgggcagttaggttcagttgggcagttaggttcagttgggcagttaggttcagttgggcagttaggttcAGTTGGGCAATTAGGTTCAGTTGGACAGTTAGGTTCAGTTGGAAAGTTAGGTTCAGTTGGACAGTTAGgttcagttgggcagttaggttcAGTTGGGGAGTTAGGTTCAGTTGGGGAGTTAGGTTCCTTcaagaacccccaccaactaaggaggttcctcgatgaaccccatctcctggggttagggttagaagaacCTTTTGTTGGGCATGTTCAGTGTCAAGAACTATaaggttcttcaaagaactttgaggatctcagaagaacccttgttgaaccccTACTCTTTTTTAGAGTGGacattagtttatactggattaaggGTACATTTTCGTTAACTGTAATTTCGTTAGTTATTTTtaagtcttggttccaatagtttatatTATTTTCTCAGAAATTGTCAGTTGGATAGGCTCTCGGCAAGGTTGTTGTATATCTTACCTATTATATGAATATCTTTGTCTGACTCAGATAGGATTTATCTTTTTTTATGTACATTTCATTAAGAATGATAAAAAAAGAGAGAGGCTTTCCATAAAACTGTAATATGAAATGTTATATTAGATTGTAAATAAAACGTGCACATTTCGGCTTTATTTTTCAATGTAGGGAAATAATACTGTAATGAAGGTTTAAGAATAAAATGAAGATAATTCTAATGAACTATTGAGGGATATGTGTGGGCGTCAGTTGCAGTGATAAACTGGGGCATGTAATACCAGAAACAACCACTTCCTGTCAGACTTGAGCCGTAAACCGGTGTGCTTTAGAACCTGTCTGGAAAACAGGTAAAACGGGAGAGAGGCGGGGCCCGCAGCACACCTACTGATGTTGACCGCCTCGGTTTCCACTatttaacacagccacaaagtcaaatggGTTATATCATtacaaattcatgaaaacaactATTTGTATAAGGTcagtagtgtggttaaggttcgTTTTAAAATCATATTTAAGGAAGAGGAATTGTAGAAATAATCGGGGTTTTTGACTGGTAGCTAGTAACGACCAAGTTCTCTGGGCTTTCTGAAAGTGTGGCGAACGGGCAAATGGTTTAGTCCTCTTGAGATTCTCATAACATAAATGGTTATCGTTTTAATCGTAATCATAGGCTCGTCGTCGTGGTATTGATTTTAACAGTAATGGTAGATTAGTTGCTTATTATTGTAATGGTTGTAGTAATGAATGCATGCATGTAGCTAACATGAAAATAAATCATTTTACAGCCTACTACTCACTCAGACTTGCTAGATTGGTTAGGCAAAAGTAGTACGTTACACAAAGGTAAATAAGCAACATTTAAGATGTAACATTAAAATGTATAAATGTGTTTCCCATTTTGGTATAAACCTTGACACTTCAAAGAATGAACCTCGGCTCCTTTAAGACCAAGCGAAACATTCGCGACATGAAATCTGGAAAAACTGGTGACgaaccctcccaccctcccttgTCTTGCGACCAAAACTAGTTTCAAGACGACCGGGCGAAAATATTTCCCTTTCCCTTGAAGGAACGGATGATTGAGGCGTCAACTTCCCGACATTTCCTCCGACATCTCCCCTCTCTAGACAAAAGTTTGTGGATCCTCCAAGAGTTTGGGAAATACAGATTGATAGAAAGCCTCCTTTTTCTGTAGGTGGGAACTTTGAAAACATGGATTGGGGGACGGATCTTTGGGTAAGGACATATGCACTAGCTACAGTAACCTTAGCTACACAATAACAGCAAATTCCCCGGAGAAGGTGATTGTTTTTGCTGTCTCAAAAACAATACATGCCTTTGACATTGTTTTCAACTGTTAACTCTAACAAAGTTGATGACAACTCACGGCAAGTAGACTAAATTAGCTTGTAGCTTGAGGGCGGCTGTTATTTCGCAATGTTGCATACCTTGACCTCTTAAAGGTGATTTAGCTAGTTAGGCTTCTGTAATAGAtcgatttttgttgttgttgttgaacagCATCCGCATATAAACTAGTTACAACCCATATGATCATATTCAACGTATGAGCAAGTCATTGATGTTATAATAACATTGAGTTGGTTTGTAGAGATACTATTGAATTACTCGTGTTTTGTGCGTGCGGTGACGAGGTGTGAACTGTTAGTGAACCAACTCAGGTGAACCATATTGAACCAACTCAGGTGAACCATATTGAACCATGTTGTCAGGGGGTTATGGGCAGTCTGATCTCACCAGGGGAGAACTAGAATGGAGTTGGACACTGGTCTAAGGTCAGTTTTGAGATGATCCAACTCGTGGAGTGATGGTAGTGAACGTTGATCCTAGATCTGAATCAGACGGACAACAGGCCACAGGCCAGTCAGGCTTGTAAGTAGGGTTTCAGTCAGGTCACGCACTCTATGAAGAAAGTCTATGTCCTACGTGGCaaaaccccattccctatatacttttgaccagggtccatgttCACGAAGCatctgagtaggagtgctgatccaggatcagtttggcctttttATTTAGACCCTGAATAATAAGAGGTGGAACCTGGACCCGGATCAGCAGagctactctgagatgctttgtgaacaTGGGCCCAgggcccatggggctctggtctagtatatagggaataggaggccatttgggctctggtcaagtatgtagggaataggaggccactTGGGTCCATGGGACTCTGGtctagtatgtagggaataggaggccatttgggtccatggggaataggaggccattttggGCCCATGGGGAGTAGGATGCCATTTTGGGCCCATGGAGAATCTGTGGccatttgggccctggtctagtatgtagggaataggaggccatttgggccctggtctagtatgtagggaataggaggccatttgggccctggtctagtaTATTGGGAATAGGAGGCCACTTGGGCCCATGGGACTCTGGtctagtatatagggaataggaggccatttgggctctggtcaagtatgtagggaataggaggccacttgggcccatggggctctggtcaagtatatagggaataggaggccacttgggcccatggggctctggtctagtatatagggaataggaggccacttgggcccatggggctctggtctagtatatagggaataggaggccatttgggctctggtcaagtatgtagggaataggagacCACTTgggcccatggggctctggtatagtatatagggaataggaggccacttgggcccatggggctctggtctagtatatagggaataggaggccatttgggctctggtcaagtatgtagggaataggaggccactTGGGTCCATGGGACTCTGGtctagtatgtagggaataggaggccatttgggtccatggggaataggaggccattttggGCCCATGGGGAGTAGGATGCCATTTTGGGCCCATGGAGAATCTGTGGccatttgggccctggtctagtatgtagggaataggaggccatttgggccctggtctagtatgtagggaataggaggccatttgggccctggtctagtatgtagggaataggaggccatttgggccctggtctagtaTATTGGGAATAGGAGGCCACTTGGGCCCATGGGACTCTGGTCTAGTATGttgggaataggaggccatttgggtccatggggaataggaggccattttggGCCCATGGGGAGTAGGATGCCAGTTTGGGCCCATGGAGAATCTGTGGCCATTTGGGCTCTGGtctagtatatagggaataggaggccattttcggctatagggaataggaggccatttgggccctggtctagtatgtagggaataggaggccatttgggtccatggggaataggaggccatttgggtccatagggaataggaggccatttgggccctggtctagtatgtagggaataggaggccatttgggccctggtctagtatattgggaataggaggccatttgagtccatggggctctggtctagtatgtagggaataggaggccatttgggctctggtcaagtaagtagggaataggaggccactTGGGCCCATGGGACTCTGGtctagtatgtagggaataggaggccatttgggctctggtcaagtatgtagggaatagaagGCCACTTGGGCCCATGGGACTCTGGtctagtatgtagggaataggaggccattttggGCCCATGGGGAGTAGGAGGCCATTTTGGGCCCATGGGTAATATGTGGccatttgggccctggtctagtaTATAGGGCATAGGAGGCCATATTCGGccatagggaataggaggccatttgggccctggtctagtatgtagggaataggaggccatttgggtccatggggaataggaggccattttggGCCCATGGGGAGTAGGAGGCCATTTTGGGCCCATGGGGAATCTGTGGccatttgggccctggtctagtatatagggaataggaggccatttgggccctggtctagtatgtagggaataggaggccatttgggtcctggtctagtatattgggaataggaggccatttgggtccatggggctctggtctagtatgtagggaataggaggccatttgggctctgtcaagtatgtagggaataggagaccatttgggctctggtctagtatgtagggaataggaggccattttggcccatggggaataggaggccatttgggctctggtctagtatatagggaataggaggccatttgggcccatggggaataggaggccatttggctCTATGGGGaatagtatatagggaataggatgccattttgggcccatggggaataggaggccattttgggcccatggggaataggaggccattttgggcccatggggaataggaggccattttggGCCCATGTGGAATAGGAGGTCATTTTGGACCCatggggaataggaggccattttggGCCCATGGGGAGtaggaggccatttgggctctggtctagtatgtagggaataggaggccatttgggctctggtcttgtatgtagggaataggaggccatttgggcccatagggaataggaggccatttgggctctggtctagtatgtagggaataggaggccatttgggttctggtctagtatgtagggaataggaggccatttgggccctggtctagtatattgggaataggaggccatttg
Protein-coding regions in this window:
- the LOC135525963 gene encoding loricrin-like, which translates into the protein MQMYVNCSGNPSCSGNPSCSDSGNPSCSGNSSCSGNSLCSGNSLCSGNPSCSGSGNPSCSGSGNPSCSGSGNSSCSGNSSCSDNSSCSGNSSCSGNSSCSDNSSCSGNSSCSGNSSCSGNSSCSGNSSCSGNPSCSDSGNPSCSGSGNSSCSGNSSCSGNSSCSGSGNPSCSGSGNSSCSGNSSCSGNSSCSGSGNPSCSGNSSCSDNSSCSGSGNSSCSGSGNSSCSGNSSCSGSGNSSCSGSGNSSCSGNSSCSGNSSCSGSGNPSCSGNSSCSDNSSCSGSGNSSCSGSGNSSCSGNSSCSGSGNSSCSGSGNSSCSGSGNSSCSGNSSCSGNSSCSGSGNPSCSGNSSCSGNSSCSGNSSCSGNSSCSGNPC